The proteins below come from a single Asanoa ferruginea genomic window:
- a CDS encoding DUF2637 domain-containing protein: protein MDPTRIVSNVSTGAVACIAAWSSWTHMVHVALKFGERPEVAYVLPISVDGMLLVASTAIVNDRRAHRPVRWSARTALLTGVGASIAANIAAAQPTLGARIVAAWPAVALLLVVEMLSRTRRIPTASTNNSKYSIDANRPSRAGHLDTTPATGPPTKKTPTARTPTEPSHPKAPGHRAPRRGRTSEAIANIRAERPEATVTDIANQLGVTERHVRRLLTAAPTDNVG, encoded by the coding sequence ATGGACCCGACCCGGATCGTGAGCAACGTCAGCACCGGAGCCGTCGCGTGCATCGCGGCCTGGTCGTCCTGGACCCACATGGTCCACGTCGCCTTGAAGTTCGGCGAACGACCAGAGGTCGCCTACGTCCTACCAATCTCCGTCGACGGAATGCTCCTCGTCGCATCAACAGCAATCGTGAACGACAGGCGCGCTCACCGGCCAGTGCGCTGGTCAGCCCGAACCGCTCTCCTCACTGGAGTCGGAGCCAGCATCGCCGCAAACATCGCCGCCGCACAACCCACCCTCGGCGCCCGCATCGTCGCCGCATGGCCCGCCGTCGCCCTGCTCCTCGTCGTCGAAATGCTCTCCCGCACCCGACGCATACCGACCGCATCTACTAACAACAGCAAGTACTCAATCGACGCCAATCGCCCCAGCAGAGCTGGACATTTGGACACGACGCCGGCCACCGGTCCGCCGACCAAGAAGACACCGACAGCCCGAACGCCAACGGAACCATCGCACCCCAAAGCGCCGGGACACAGGGCACCACGACGAGGACGCACGTCCGAGGCCATCGCAAACATTCGGGCGGAACGTCCGGAAGCAACAGTGACGGACATCGCCAACCAGCTCGGAGTAACCGAGCGACATGTCCGCAGACTCTTAACGGCCGCGCCAACCGACAACGTGGGGTGA
- a CDS encoding replication-relaxation family protein, with protein sequence MARRDDLRLLQIQSTLTHRDLRLLGWLYDHGVLTSDQICIALFPSKDFGQRRLLRLTRLEVIGRFRPQRWGGGSYPYHYLLDQLGTDVVAAQRGHDLPRRSIARQRRHHLTSRANLPHLLGTNQVFVELASHQRQHPGTSLDRWLPSSAFHQPSAFLTAGGSPSIITRATPRPDGHGVWAEGGRSVPFFLEYDTGTENLTVLTDKITRYDSLAAEPNWRWPVLFLLPSTRRELNLHRHIATTGPPRFAVVATTAADFLAATGLDPAEQVWWVYGTDSGRVRLIELPHNAAPSVFHLEPIP encoded by the coding sequence ATGGCCCGACGTGACGATCTACGCCTACTGCAGATCCAATCCACCCTCACCCATAGAGATCTGCGTCTGCTCGGCTGGCTCTACGACCACGGTGTCCTGACCAGCGACCAGATCTGTATCGCCCTGTTCCCGTCGAAGGACTTCGGACAGCGTCGCCTTCTGCGCCTGACCCGCCTTGAAGTGATCGGCCGGTTCCGGCCGCAGCGGTGGGGCGGAGGCTCCTACCCATACCACTACCTCCTCGACCAGCTCGGCACAGACGTGGTGGCCGCCCAACGCGGCCACGACCTGCCCCGCCGCAGCATCGCCCGCCAACGCCGGCACCACCTCACCTCACGTGCAAACCTGCCTCACCTACTGGGCACCAACCAGGTGTTTGTCGAGCTGGCCTCCCACCAACGGCAGCATCCCGGGACCAGCCTGGACCGATGGTTGCCGTCCTCGGCGTTCCACCAACCGAGTGCCTTCCTCACCGCCGGCGGGAGCCCGTCGATCATCACTCGGGCCACACCACGGCCGGATGGACACGGCGTGTGGGCCGAAGGCGGACGGTCGGTTCCGTTCTTCCTCGAGTACGACACCGGCACCGAGAACCTCACCGTCCTGACCGACAAGATCACCCGCTACGACAGCCTCGCCGCCGAACCCAACTGGCGATGGCCGGTGTTGTTTTTACTCCCATCCACCCGCCGCGAACTCAACCTCCACCGTCACATCGCCACAACCGGCCCACCCCGCTTCGCCGTCGTTGCCACCACTGCAGCCGACTTCCTTGCTGCCACAGGACTGGACCCCGCGGAGCAGGTCTGGTGGGTCTACGGCACCGACAGCGGGCGCGTCCGCCTCATCGAACTTCCGCACAACGCCGCTCCCAGTGTCTTCCACCTCGAGCCCATCCCATGA
- a CDS encoding winged helix-turn-helix domain-containing protein: protein MPRYRYEEIADDLEDKIRSGVYPPGSRLPSRRDLVDAYSVTEPVIDKSMMILRVKGLTETLPGVGVFVREPA, encoded by the coding sequence ATGCCCAGATACCGTTACGAAGAGATCGCCGACGACCTGGAGGACAAGATCCGTTCAGGCGTATACCCACCTGGCTCTCGGCTGCCCTCCCGAAGGGACCTTGTCGACGCGTACTCCGTCACGGAACCAGTGATCGACAAGTCGATGATGATCCTCCGGGTGAAAGGCCTCACCGAGACGCTCCCCGGTGTCGGTGTATTCGTTCGCGAACCGGCCTGA